A genome region from Lucilia cuprina isolate Lc7/37 chromosome 3, ASM2204524v1, whole genome shotgun sequence includes the following:
- the LOC111682588 gene encoding 60S ribosomal protein L17 translates to MGRYSREPETAAKSCKARGPNLRVHFKNTHETAQAIKRMPLRRAQRFLKAVVDKKECVPFRRFNGGVGRCAQAKQWKTTQGRWPKKSAEFLLQLLRNAEANADCKGLDVDRLVVDHIQVNRAQCLRRRTYRAHGRINPYMSSPCHVEVILTEKEEVVAKASEDEPAKKKLSKKKLQRQKEKMMRSE, encoded by the exons atggGTCGGTACTCAAGGGAACCAGAGACAGCTGCCAAATCTTGCAAAGCCCGTGGACCAAATCTACGTGTGCATTTCAAG AACACCCATGAAACCGCCCAGGCCATCAAGCGTATGCCTTTGCGTCGTGCCCAACGTTTCTTGAAGGCTGTTGTCGACAAGAAGGAATGTGTACCCTTCCGTCGTTTCAACGGTGGTGTTGGCCGTTGCGCTCAAGCCAAACAATGGAAGACCACTCAAGGTCGTTGGCCCaagaaatccgctgaattcctTTTGCAATTGCTCCGCAATGCTGAAGCTAATGCTGACTGCAAGGGTCTCGATGTTGATCGTCTTGTTGTAGACCACATTCAAGTCAACCGTGCCCAATGCTTGCGTCGTCGTACCTATCGTGCTCACGGTCGCATCAACCCCTACATGTCTTCTCCCTGTCACGTTGAGGTCATCCTTACCGAAAAGGAAGAAGTTGTTGCTAAGGCCTCCGAAGATGAGCCCGCCAAAAAGAAGTTGTCCAAGAAGAAGTTGCAAAGACAAAAGGAGAAGATGATGCGCTCTGAATAA